Proteins encoded by one window of Serratia nevei:
- a CDS encoding tartrate dehydrogenase: protein MSKTYKIAAIPGDGIGREVLPEGIRVLQAAAARWDLSLEFNTFEWASCDYYQHHGQMMPDDWFEQLKGFDAIYFGAVGWPDTVPDHISLWGSLLKFRRDFEQYVNLRPVRLFPGVPCPLANKQPGDIDFYVVRENTEGEYSSLGGRMFEGTEREMVIQESVFTRQGVDRILKYAFELAQQRPRKRLTAATKSNGMAISMPYWDERVAEMARQYPDIAWDKQHIDILCARFVLTPERFDVVVASNLFGDILSDLGPACTGTIGIAPSANLNPERNFPSLFEPVHGSAPDIFGKNIANPIAMIWSGAMMLDFLGDGDARYRQAHDGILQAIERIIADGPRTPDMRGDASTQQVGQAIAALLQR, encoded by the coding sequence ATGAGCAAAACTTACAAGATTGCCGCTATCCCCGGGGACGGTATCGGGCGGGAAGTGTTGCCGGAAGGCATACGGGTATTGCAGGCGGCGGCGGCGCGCTGGGATCTGTCGCTGGAATTCAACACCTTCGAGTGGGCCAGCTGCGACTACTACCAGCACCACGGCCAGATGATGCCTGACGATTGGTTTGAGCAGCTCAAGGGCTTCGACGCCATCTATTTCGGCGCCGTCGGCTGGCCGGATACGGTGCCCGATCACATTTCGCTGTGGGGTTCGCTGCTGAAATTCCGCCGCGACTTCGAGCAGTACGTCAACCTGCGCCCGGTGCGGCTGTTTCCCGGCGTGCCCTGCCCGCTGGCGAACAAACAGCCGGGCGACATCGATTTCTACGTGGTGCGCGAAAATACCGAAGGGGAATACTCCTCGCTCGGCGGGCGGATGTTCGAAGGCACCGAACGCGAGATGGTGATCCAGGAATCGGTCTTCACCCGTCAGGGCGTGGACCGCATTCTGAAATACGCCTTCGAGCTGGCGCAGCAGCGCCCGCGCAAACGCCTGACCGCCGCCACCAAGTCCAACGGCATGGCCATCAGCATGCCGTACTGGGATGAGCGCGTGGCGGAGATGGCGCGCCAGTACCCCGATATCGCCTGGGACAAACAGCACATCGATATTCTGTGCGCGCGCTTCGTGCTGACTCCCGAACGCTTCGACGTGGTGGTGGCCTCCAACCTGTTCGGCGATATTTTGTCGGATCTCGGCCCGGCCTGCACCGGCACCATCGGCATTGCGCCGTCGGCCAACCTGAACCCGGAGCGCAACTTCCCGTCGCTGTTCGAACCGGTACACGGCTCGGCGCCGGACATTTTCGGCAAGAACATCGCCAACCCGATCGCCATGATCTGGAGCGGCGCGATGATGCTGGATTTCCTCGGCGACGGCGATGCCCGTTACCGCCAGGCGCACGACGGCATCCTGCAGGCGATCGAGCGCATCATCGCCGACGGGCCGCGCACGCCGGACATGCGCGGCGATGCCTCCACCCAGCAAGTTGGCCAGGCGATCGCCGCCCTGCTGCAACGCTAA
- a CDS encoding BCCT family transporter has translation MQSTPKKDVTLIAISLCSIALIAICLMLFPAQSALIANTIFNGVTRLFGSTIQILVLIALLVVLYLALSKYGNIRLGEGKPQYSTLAWLFMFICAGLGSSTLYWGVMEWAYYYQTPGLNIAPRTPKALEYSISYSFFHWGLSAWATYALASLIMAYHFHVRKNKGLSLSGIISAITGVRANGPIGRMVDLIFLVATVGALTISLVLTASTFTRGLTALTGIPDNFVVQATVILLAAVIFCLSSYIGIDGGMQRLSKMVGWGAFAFAGLVLLVGPTEFTINNTINAIGLTAQNFLQMSLFTDPMGDGSFSRSWTVFYWLWWISYTPGVAMFVTRVSRGRKIKEVIWALLLGSTLGCWFFFGSLESYAMHQFISGQLNVPEILSTQGGETAVQMLLTALPLGKLFLAAYLFIMIIFLASHMDAVAYTMAATSTRNLQEGQDPSPMLRLFWCVVITLIPLSILFTGASLDTMKTTVILTALPFLLVLLVKTYGFARWLKQDYAAIPAHLIESSAPALPEAPPAAELSAPSSYQPRPMAK, from the coding sequence ATGCAGAGCACCCCTAAAAAGGATGTCACGCTCATCGCCATCAGCCTGTGCAGTATTGCGCTGATCGCCATTTGCCTGATGCTCTTTCCGGCTCAATCCGCGCTTATCGCCAACACCATTTTCAACGGCGTCACCCGGCTGTTCGGTTCAACCATTCAAATCCTGGTGCTGATCGCCCTGCTGGTGGTGCTGTATCTGGCGTTGAGCAAATACGGCAACATCCGCCTCGGCGAAGGCAAACCGCAATACTCCACGCTGGCCTGGCTGTTCATGTTCATCTGCGCCGGCCTCGGCTCGTCCACCCTGTATTGGGGGGTAATGGAGTGGGCGTATTACTACCAGACGCCAGGGCTGAACATCGCGCCGCGCACCCCGAAGGCGCTGGAATACAGCATCAGCTACTCCTTCTTCCACTGGGGCCTGAGCGCTTGGGCAACCTATGCCCTCGCCTCGCTGATCATGGCCTACCACTTCCACGTGCGTAAGAACAAAGGGCTCAGCCTGTCGGGGATCATTTCCGCCATCACCGGCGTGCGCGCCAACGGCCCGATCGGGCGGATGGTGGATCTGATTTTCCTGGTCGCCACCGTCGGCGCCCTCACCATTTCGCTGGTGCTGACCGCCTCCACCTTTACTCGCGGGCTGACGGCGCTGACCGGCATCCCCGACAATTTCGTGGTGCAGGCGACGGTGATCCTGCTGGCGGCGGTGATTTTCTGCCTCAGCTCCTACATCGGCATCGACGGCGGCATGCAGCGCCTGAGCAAAATGGTCGGCTGGGGAGCATTCGCCTTCGCCGGGCTGGTGCTGCTGGTCGGCCCCACCGAGTTCACCATCAACAACACCATCAACGCCATCGGCCTGACGGCGCAAAACTTCCTGCAGATGAGCCTGTTCACCGATCCGATGGGCGACGGCAGCTTCAGCCGCAGCTGGACGGTGTTCTACTGGCTGTGGTGGATCTCTTACACCCCGGGCGTGGCGATGTTCGTCACCCGCGTCTCGCGCGGCCGCAAGATTAAAGAGGTGATCTGGGCGCTGTTGCTCGGCAGCACCCTCGGCTGCTGGTTCTTCTTCGGCTCGCTGGAAAGCTACGCCATGCACCAGTTCATCAGCGGGCAGCTCAACGTGCCGGAGATCCTCAGCACCCAGGGCGGCGAAACCGCCGTGCAGATGCTGCTGACGGCGCTGCCGCTCGGCAAGCTGTTCCTGGCCGCCTATCTGTTCATCATGATCATTTTCCTGGCCTCGCACATGGACGCGGTGGCCTACACCATGGCCGCCACCAGCACCCGCAACCTGCAGGAGGGGCAAGATCCCAGCCCGATGCTGCGCCTGTTCTGGTGCGTGGTGATCACCCTGATCCCGCTGTCGATCCTGTTCACCGGCGCCTCGCTGGACACCATGAAAACCACGGTGATCCTGACCGCGCTGCCGTTCCTGCTGGTGCTGCTGGTGAAAACCTACGGCTTTGCCCGCTGGCTGAAGCAGGACTACGCGGCCATTCCGGCTCACCTGATCGAAAGCAGCGCGCCGGCGCTGCCCGAGGCGCCGCCGGCCGCCGAACTCTCCGCTCCATCGTCGTATCAACCGCGCCCTATGGCGAAATGA
- a CDS encoding aromatic ring-hydroxylating oxygenase subunit alpha: MSTLIPEFTLPKDFCADAREAYTIPARFYTHQTAFEHEKEQVFATSWICVAHRSELAEPNDYITREIIGENILVVRGRDKVLRAFYNVCPHRGHQLLAGDGRAKNVITCPYHAWAFKLDGELAHARNCENVQNFDKENSHLMPVRVEEYAGFIYVNLDSQAGTVEDQLPGLGAKVREACPQVDDLKLAARFVTRTPANWKNIVDNYLECYHCGPAHPGFADSVQVDRYWHTLHGNWTLQFGYARPSEQSFKFEEGKEASFHGIWLWPCTMFNMPPLEGMMTVIYEFPVDAETTLQHYDIYFTNADLSDEQLKLIDWYRDVFRPEDLRLVESVQKGLKSRGYRGQGRIMADGAGSGVSEHGIAHFHNLLAQVYQP; encoded by the coding sequence ATGAGCACTCTGATCCCTGAATTTACCTTACCGAAAGATTTCTGCGCCGACGCCCGCGAGGCTTACACCATTCCGGCCCGGTTCTATACCCACCAGACGGCGTTCGAGCACGAAAAAGAGCAGGTGTTCGCCACCAGCTGGATTTGCGTGGCGCACCGCAGCGAGCTCGCCGAACCGAACGACTACATCACCCGCGAGATCATCGGTGAAAACATTCTGGTGGTGCGTGGCCGCGACAAAGTGCTGCGCGCCTTTTACAACGTCTGCCCGCACCGCGGCCACCAGCTGCTGGCGGGCGACGGCCGGGCGAAAAACGTCATCACCTGCCCTTATCACGCCTGGGCGTTCAAGCTGGACGGCGAACTGGCGCACGCGCGCAACTGCGAAAACGTGCAGAACTTCGATAAGGAAAACTCGCACCTGATGCCGGTGCGGGTCGAAGAGTACGCCGGGTTTATTTACGTCAATCTGGACTCGCAGGCCGGCACGGTGGAAGACCAGCTGCCGGGCCTCGGCGCCAAAGTGCGCGAAGCCTGCCCGCAGGTCGACGATCTCAAGCTGGCGGCGCGCTTCGTCACCCGTACCCCGGCCAACTGGAAGAACATCGTCGACAACTACCTCGAGTGCTACCACTGCGGCCCGGCACACCCCGGCTTCGCCGACTCGGTGCAGGTCGACCGCTACTGGCACACCCTGCACGGCAACTGGACGCTGCAGTTCGGCTACGCCCGCCCTTCCGAGCAGTCATTCAAGTTTGAAGAGGGTAAAGAAGCCAGCTTCCACGGCATCTGGCTGTGGCCGTGCACCATGTTCAACATGCCGCCGCTGGAAGGCATGATGACGGTGATCTATGAATTCCCGGTCGATGCAGAAACCACCCTGCAGCACTACGACATCTACTTCACCAACGCCGATTTGAGCGACGAGCAGCTCAAACTGATCGACTGGTACCGCGACGTGTTCCGCCCGGAAGATTTGCGGCTGGTGGAGAGCGTGCAAAAAGGCCTCAAATCGCGCGGCTATCGCGGCCAGGGGCGCATCATGGCCGACGGCGCCGGCAGCGGCGTCAGCGAACACGGCATCGCCCACTTCCACAACCTGCTGGCGCAGGTTTATCAACCCTGA
- a CDS encoding NAD-dependent succinate-semialdehyde dehydrogenase — MNISDRALFRQQAYINGQWRDADNQETLPVSDPATGQLIGSVPNMATAETQRAIDAAQQALEGWRALPAQQRAQLLRRWFELMLEHQQDLASLMTLEQGKPLAESLGEIRYAASFIEWFAEQAKRTNGDIIPSPSGDKRLMVLKQGIGVCAAITPWNFPAAMITRKAAPALAAGCTLVVKPANETPYSALAMAELAERAGIPAGVFNVVTGNSQAIGAELTGHPQVRKLSFTGSTPVGRLLMRQSSDTIKKVSLELGGNAPFIVFDDADIDAAVEGALIAKYRNAGQTCVCVNRFYVQRGVYPQFAEKFVARVAALQVGNGFEPGVQIGPLINRKARDKVLELLDDALSKGAQVLTGATPHALGGNFFTPTVLGDVQPGSLLLEEEIFGPVAPLVVFDDEAEAIRQANDTIYGLAAYFYTRDAARIWRVSERLEYGMVGINTGLISNEVAPFGGVKQSGLGREGSEYGIEDYLELKYLCQAV, encoded by the coding sequence GTGAATATTTCCGATCGGGCGCTATTCCGCCAACAGGCCTACATCAACGGGCAATGGCGCGATGCCGACAACCAGGAAACCCTGCCGGTGAGCGATCCCGCCACCGGCCAACTCATCGGCAGCGTGCCCAACATGGCGACGGCCGAAACCCAACGGGCGATCGACGCCGCCCAGCAGGCGCTGGAAGGCTGGCGCGCGCTGCCGGCACAGCAACGCGCCCAGCTGCTGCGCCGCTGGTTCGAACTGATGCTGGAACACCAGCAGGATCTGGCCAGCCTGATGACGCTGGAGCAAGGCAAGCCGCTGGCGGAGTCGCTGGGCGAGATCCGCTACGCCGCTTCCTTTATCGAATGGTTCGCCGAACAGGCCAAGCGCACCAATGGCGACATCATTCCCTCGCCGAGCGGCGATAAACGCCTGATGGTGCTGAAGCAGGGCATCGGCGTGTGCGCGGCGATCACGCCCTGGAACTTCCCGGCGGCGATGATCACCCGCAAGGCCGCGCCGGCGCTGGCGGCCGGCTGCACGCTGGTGGTCAAACCCGCCAACGAAACCCCTTACTCGGCGCTGGCGATGGCCGAGCTGGCCGAGCGCGCCGGCATTCCCGCCGGGGTGTTCAACGTGGTGACCGGCAACTCGCAGGCGATCGGCGCCGAGCTGACCGGCCACCCGCAGGTGCGCAAGCTGAGCTTTACCGGCTCCACGCCGGTGGGCAGGCTGCTGATGCGCCAGAGCTCGGACACCATCAAGAAAGTGTCGCTGGAGCTGGGCGGCAACGCGCCGTTCATCGTGTTTGACGATGCGGACATCGATGCCGCGGTGGAAGGCGCGCTGATCGCCAAATACCGCAACGCCGGGCAGACCTGCGTTTGCGTCAATCGGTTCTATGTGCAGCGCGGCGTTTACCCACAGTTCGCCGAGAAGTTTGTCGCCCGCGTGGCGGCGCTGCAGGTCGGCAACGGCTTCGAACCCGGCGTGCAGATCGGCCCGCTGATCAACCGCAAGGCGCGCGACAAGGTGCTGGAACTGCTCGATGACGCGCTGAGCAAAGGCGCTCAGGTGCTGACCGGCGCCACGCCGCACGCGCTGGGCGGCAATTTCTTCACGCCAACGGTGCTGGGCGACGTGCAGCCTGGCTCGCTGCTGCTGGAAGAAGAGATCTTTGGCCCGGTCGCGCCGCTGGTGGTGTTCGATGACGAAGCCGAGGCGATCCGCCAGGCCAACGACACCATTTACGGCTTGGCCGCCTACTTCTACACCCGCGATGCGGCGCGCATCTGGCGCGTTTCGGAGCGGCTGGAGTACGGCATGGTCGGCATCAATACCGGCCTTATCTCCAACGAGGTAGCCCCGTTCGGCGGGGTGAAGCAGTCGGGTCTGGGGCGTGAAGGTTCCGAATACGGCATCGAAGACTATCTGGAGCTCAAATACCTGTGCCAGGCGGTATAA
- a CDS encoding PDR/VanB family oxidoreductase: MTSYQMLDVRVVDIEPVTAQVKRFTLADPQGRPLPAFSGGSHIIVQMQDGEQRYSNAYSLLSSPFELDRYQIAVRRESPSKGGSDFMHDRLAIGDTLTISTPNNLFALAPEAQHHVLIAGGIGITPFMAHLHELQRSGQRYHLHYCFHSEEHNAFQQQLTQAPFTDNVSCHVSSLNGRLDLARTLADVEPGAHIYVCGPAALNEAVYRTAAELGIAPGRLHSEAFAAEDTAGGAFTLVLARSGIELEVAEDMTILQALENSKAAKVECLCREGICGTCETRIVEGEADHRDQYLSDEERAAQQTLLICCSRAKGNRLVLDL; encoded by the coding sequence ATGACCAGCTATCAGATGCTTGATGTTCGCGTCGTCGACATCGAACCCGTCACCGCACAGGTCAAGCGCTTTACCCTGGCGGATCCGCAAGGCCGGCCGCTGCCCGCCTTCAGCGGCGGCAGCCACATCATCGTGCAAATGCAGGACGGCGAGCAGCGTTACAGCAATGCCTATTCGCTGCTGAGCTCACCGTTCGAGCTCGACCGTTACCAGATCGCCGTGCGCCGTGAGTCCCCTTCCAAAGGCGGTTCCGACTTCATGCACGATCGGCTGGCGATCGGCGATACGCTGACCATCAGCACCCCCAATAACCTGTTCGCGCTGGCGCCGGAGGCGCAGCATCACGTGCTGATCGCCGGCGGCATCGGCATCACGCCGTTTATGGCCCATCTGCACGAGCTGCAGCGCAGCGGGCAACGCTATCATCTGCACTACTGCTTCCACAGCGAGGAACACAACGCCTTCCAGCAGCAGCTGACGCAAGCGCCGTTCACCGACAACGTCAGTTGCCATGTCTCCAGCCTTAACGGCCGGTTGGATCTGGCACGCACGCTGGCCGACGTGGAGCCCGGCGCCCATATCTACGTCTGCGGCCCGGCGGCGCTGAACGAAGCGGTTTACCGGACCGCCGCCGAACTGGGCATCGCCCCCGGTCGCTTGCACAGCGAAGCTTTCGCCGCCGAAGACACGGCGGGCGGCGCCTTTACGCTGGTGCTGGCCCGCTCAGGTATTGAGCTTGAAGTGGCGGAAGACATGACCATCCTGCAGGCGCTGGAAAACAGCAAGGCGGCTAAAGTCGAGTGCCTGTGCCGCGAAGGTATTTGCGGCACCTGCGAAACCCGCATCGTCGAGGGGGAAGCCGATCACCGCGATCAGTATCTCAGTGACGAAGAGCGCGCGGCGCAGCAAACCCTGTTGATCTGCTGCTCGCGCGCCAAAGGCAACCGGCTGGTGCTGGATCTGTAA
- a CDS encoding ABC transporter ATP-binding protein yields the protein MIELSVENLHLTYGDNPVLKGVSMELKRGEVVSLLGPSGSGKTTLLRAVAGLEKPSQGRIVIGNNAVYNGSARSEIPAEERNLGLVFQSYALWPHKTVFENVAYPLKLRKIASAEITQRVQAVLDQLGLGHLAKRHPHQLSGGQQQRVAIGRALVYNPPVILLDEPLSNLDAKLREEARVFLRELIIKLGLSALMVTHDQNEAMAISDRILLLNNGKIEQQGTPQEMYGSPTTLFTAEFMGSNNRLPGKIVALEGDRARIEGKDWALWGKAGEGVQVGQEGSAVIRVERVRLGEDPQGNQLELPLLTSMYLGDRWEYLFRTVAEDFVVRAYGHEARSQALCRLSLPAEHLWIFPKA from the coding sequence ATGATTGAACTTTCGGTAGAGAATCTGCATTTGACCTATGGCGACAACCCGGTGCTGAAAGGGGTGTCGATGGAGCTGAAACGGGGCGAAGTGGTCTCGCTGCTGGGCCCGTCGGGCAGCGGCAAAACCACGCTGCTGCGGGCGGTGGCCGGGCTGGAGAAACCGAGCCAGGGCCGAATCGTCATCGGCAATAATGCGGTGTACAACGGCAGCGCGCGCAGCGAAATTCCCGCCGAAGAGCGCAATCTGGGGCTGGTGTTTCAGTCCTATGCGCTGTGGCCGCATAAAACGGTGTTTGAGAACGTCGCTTACCCGCTGAAGCTGCGTAAGATCGCCTCGGCGGAAATCACCCAGCGGGTGCAGGCGGTGCTGGATCAGCTCGGGTTGGGGCATCTGGCCAAGCGCCATCCGCACCAGCTTTCCGGCGGCCAGCAGCAGCGCGTGGCGATTGGGCGTGCGCTGGTCTACAACCCGCCGGTGATCCTGCTGGACGAGCCGCTGTCCAACCTTGACGCCAAGCTGCGCGAAGAGGCGCGGGTATTCCTGCGCGAGTTGATCATCAAGCTTGGCCTGTCGGCGCTGATGGTGACCCACGATCAGAACGAGGCGATGGCCATCTCCGATCGCATCCTGCTGCTCAACAACGGCAAAATCGAACAGCAGGGTACGCCGCAGGAGATGTACGGTTCACCCACTACGCTGTTCACCGCTGAGTTCATGGGCAGCAACAACCGCTTGCCGGGCAAGATCGTGGCGCTGGAAGGCGATCGGGCGCGCATCGAAGGCAAGGACTGGGCGCTGTGGGGCAAAGCGGGCGAAGGCGTGCAGGTTGGCCAGGAGGGCTCGGCGGTGATCCGCGTGGAGCGCGTGCGGTTGGGCGAAGATCCGCAGGGCAACCAGCTTGAGCTGCCGCTGTTGACCAGCATGTATCTCGGCGATCGCTGGGAGTACCTGTTCCGCACCGTGGCCGAGGATTTCGTGGTGCGCGCCTATGGCCACGAAGCGCGCAGTCAGGCGCTTTGCCGGCTCTCCCTGCCGGCCGAGCATCTGTGGATATTCCCGAAAGCCTAG
- a CDS encoding ABC transporter permease produces MQAWRRKWQSLPRGLVVLITALVIYVPLSFIIIQSFLSAPFFSPSKVFSLEAFEFIFTDPDFYKALKSGFILAFGLVIIAIPLGGILAFLMVRTDLPGRRIIEPLILVPIFVSPMVLGFGYVVAAGPVGFFSLWAEALLGFVPWNIYSMASIVVIAGLTHVPHAYLYISSALRSVGSDVEEAARTAGATPLQVMTAVSLPMVRPSILYAGVLLFFLGLEVFGLMLVLGDPEGNLVLATYLYQLTNKLGTPSYHLMAAVAVVLICITIPLVMLQRRLMRTANRFVTVKGKASQARALPLGKWRWVAGAVVVFWLTVTIGVPLIGVVLRAFISNWGVGVSVWDELSINTFRTIWAQPNLLRAIVNSMAIGVIGGALAVACYLFIGIAMHRKPDGATRFLDYSVLVPRAVPGLLAGLAFLWVFLFLPMWLDKSLKEGWLSALPMAEWLRANWIVWLRSLRSTIFSVWLAYTVVWMAYGLRLISSTLLQVGPELEEAARSAGASRGQVTRHVTIPLSRYGLIGSWLLMFLIFEREYSTGVYLLSPGTETIGSMLVSLWAAGAIDIVAALSFINILLVVLGLGIALRFGVKLHD; encoded by the coding sequence ATGCAAGCATGGCGCAGAAAGTGGCAGAGCCTGCCGCGCGGCCTGGTGGTGTTGATAACCGCACTGGTTATCTATGTCCCCCTGTCGTTTATCATCATTCAAAGCTTCCTCTCGGCACCGTTCTTCTCTCCCTCCAAGGTCTTCAGCCTGGAGGCCTTCGAGTTCATCTTTACCGATCCGGATTTCTACAAGGCGCTGAAGAGCGGCTTTATTCTGGCATTCGGGCTGGTGATCATCGCCATCCCGCTCGGCGGCATTTTGGCCTTCCTGATGGTGCGCACCGATCTGCCGGGGCGGCGGATCATCGAGCCGCTGATTCTGGTGCCGATCTTCGTGTCGCCGATGGTGCTGGGCTTCGGCTACGTGGTGGCGGCGGGGCCGGTGGGCTTCTTCTCGCTGTGGGCGGAGGCGCTGCTGGGCTTCGTGCCGTGGAATATCTATTCGATGGCCAGCATCGTGGTGATTGCCGGATTGACGCACGTGCCCCACGCGTATCTGTATATCTCCTCGGCGCTGCGCAGCGTGGGCTCCGACGTTGAAGAAGCGGCGCGCACCGCCGGCGCCACGCCGCTGCAGGTCATGACCGCCGTCAGTCTGCCGATGGTGCGGCCGTCTATCCTGTATGCCGGAGTGCTGCTGTTCTTCCTCGGGCTGGAAGTGTTCGGCCTGATGCTGGTGCTGGGGGATCCGGAGGGCAACCTGGTGCTGGCGACCTACCTTTACCAGTTGACCAACAAGCTGGGCACGCCGTCTTACCACCTGATGGCGGCGGTGGCGGTGGTGCTGATCTGCATCACCATTCCGTTGGTGATGCTGCAGCGCCGGCTGATGCGTACCGCCAACCGTTTCGTCACCGTCAAGGGCAAAGCCTCGCAGGCCCGTGCGCTGCCGCTGGGCAAATGGCGCTGGGTGGCCGGCGCGGTGGTGGTGTTTTGGCTGACCGTCACCATCGGCGTGCCACTGATCGGCGTGGTGCTGCGCGCCTTTATCTCCAACTGGGGCGTGGGCGTGTCTGTTTGGGACGAGCTGTCGATCAACACCTTCCGCACCATCTGGGCGCAGCCCAACCTGCTGCGCGCCATCGTCAACTCAATGGCGATTGGGGTGATCGGCGGGGCGTTGGCGGTGGCGTGCTACCTGTTTATCGGCATCGCCATGCACCGCAAGCCGGATGGCGCCACGCGCTTCCTCGACTACAGCGTGCTGGTGCCGCGTGCGGTGCCGGGGCTGCTGGCCGGCCTGGCATTCCTGTGGGTGTTTCTGTTCCTGCCGATGTGGCTGGACAAATCGCTCAAGGAGGGCTGGCTGTCGGCGCTGCCGATGGCCGAGTGGCTGCGTGCTAACTGGATTGTCTGGCTGCGTTCGCTGCGCAGCACCATCTTCAGCGTCTGGCTGGCGTACACCGTGGTGTGGATGGCTTACGGCCTGCGGCTGATCTCTTCCACGCTGCTGCAGGTGGGGCCGGAGCTGGAGGAGGCGGCGCGCAGCGCCGGCGCCAGCCGCGGCCAGGTCACCCGTCACGTCACCATTCCGCTGTCGCGCTACGGCCTGATCGGCTCTTGGCTGCTGATGTTCCTGATCTTTGAGCGCGAATATTCTACCGGGGTGTATCTGCTGTCTCCGGGCACGGAAACCATCGGCTCGATGCTGGTTTCCCTGTGGGCCGCGGGCGCTATCGATATCGTCGCCGCGCTGTCGTTCATCAATATCCTGCTGGTGGTGCTGGGGTTGGGGATCGCCTTGCGCTTTGGAGTGAAATTACATGATTGA
- a CDS encoding ABC transporter substrate-binding protein, with product MMKKISATVAAITLLGSVSAYAAFPAGYPADYQKRVDGAKKEGKVVIYSTTDTKAAAPLIQGFEALYPGIKVEYNDMNSTELYNRFISEQAAGGTSGDVVWSSSMDTILKLAGDYAQEYASPEQAQLPKWAVWQDKVYGTTYEPVVFIYNKRLIPQGDVPDSHAALAKLIAGQTDKFKKKVTTYDIEKSGVGFMLSVQDFKADPNYFKTLADVAKGGLAVQSSTGTMMERVSSGENLIGFNILGSYAEARAKSDPSLGIVYPKDYTLVLSRVSFISKEAGNPNAAKLWFDYVLSEKGQNILANQADIPSIRNDIEGKNDIDGMTKLLGNALKPIPVDDSLLEYLQPAKRLDYIKQWRAAAAK from the coding sequence ATGATGAAAAAAATCAGCGCTACCGTAGCTGCAATCACCTTACTGGGCTCCGTTTCCGCCTATGCGGCCTTCCCGGCGGGCTATCCCGCCGACTATCAGAAACGGGTCGACGGCGCGAAGAAAGAAGGCAAGGTGGTGATTTACTCGACCACCGACACCAAGGCGGCGGCGCCGCTGATCCAGGGGTTCGAGGCGTTGTATCCGGGCATTAAGGTGGAATACAACGACATGAACAGTACCGAACTGTATAACCGCTTCATCAGCGAGCAGGCGGCCGGCGGCACCAGCGGCGACGTGGTGTGGAGCTCGTCGATGGACACCATTTTGAAACTGGCGGGCGATTACGCACAGGAATACGCCTCCCCCGAGCAGGCTCAGCTGCCGAAATGGGCGGTATGGCAAGATAAGGTGTATGGCACCACCTATGAGCCGGTGGTGTTTATCTATAACAAACGCCTGATCCCGCAAGGCGATGTGCCGGATTCGCACGCGGCGCTGGCTAAACTGATCGCCGGCCAGACGGACAAATTCAAGAAGAAAGTCACCACGTACGACATCGAAAAATCTGGCGTCGGCTTCATGCTGTCGGTGCAGGACTTCAAGGCCGATCCTAACTACTTCAAAACGCTGGCCGACGTGGCCAAGGGCGGGCTGGCGGTACAATCCTCCACCGGCACCATGATGGAGCGCGTCTCCTCCGGTGAAAACCTGATCGGCTTCAATATCCTCGGTTCGTACGCCGAGGCCCGCGCCAAGAGCGATCCGTCGCTCGGCATCGTCTATCCGAAAGACTATACCCTGGTGCTGTCGCGCGTGAGCTTCATCAGCAAAGAGGCCGGCAACCCTAACGCCGCCAAGCTGTGGTTCGACTACGTGCTGTCGGAAAAAGGGCAAAATATTCTCGCCAATCAGGCGGATATCCCCTCGATCCGCAACGACATCGAAGGCAAGAACGACATTGACGGCATGACCAAGCTGCTGGGCAACGCGCTCAAGCCGATCCCGGTCGACGATAGCCTGCTGGAATACCTGCAGCCGGCCAAACGCCTCGACTACATCAAACAATGGCGCGCCGCTGCGGCGAAATAA